The following are from one region of the Nicotiana tabacum cultivar K326 chromosome 3, ASM71507v2, whole genome shotgun sequence genome:
- the LOC107785097 gene encoding uncharacterized protein LOC107785097 gives MAISDESSSVATGNRVSRNGITGGMVILDHIHPLYLHPSDGPGSMLVGFLLTDMENYTLWNRAMKVVLFGKNKLCLVDGSTSKADFGPTLGHQWDRCNAIVTSWLMSNVSQHLLTGVLFSANAQTVWAQIKERFDKVNASRLYYLHKEIFTSTQGISFVSVYFTKLTDL, from the coding sequence ATGGCAATTTCTGATGAATCCAGCAGTGTTGCTACTGGCAATAGGGTTTCCAGGAACGGAATTACCGGAGGGATGGTCATACTTGATCACATCCACCCGTTATATCTGCATCCTTCGGACGGACCGGGATCAATGTTGGTGGGTTTTTTATTGACTGATATGGAAAACTACACTCTTTGGAATCGAGCTATGAAAGTGGTTCTATTTGGGAAGAACAAGCTGTGTTTAGTTGATGGTTCAACATCCAAAGCTGATTTTGGGCCGACACTTGGACATCAGTGGGATCGTTGCAACGCGATTGTCACCTCATGGCTAATGAGTAATGTAAGTCAACACCTATTGACTGGAGTACTCTTCTCTGCGAATGCTCAAACTGTTTGGGCACAAATCAAAGAGAGATTTGACAAGGTGAATGCTTCTAGACTCTACTACTTGCACAAAGAAATTTTTACCTCTACCCAAGGTATATCATTTGTATCTGTTTACTTTACTAAATTGACGGATCTATGA